A window from Bacteroidota bacterium encodes these proteins:
- a CDS encoding DUF3471 domain-containing protein encodes MKKILTIFFIVAYVRSSAQYPRVDIPGSEVRKITSSIVAGQEYELQILLPGGYKNSNKKYPVVYLMDSQWDFPLLKSLYGQHYYDGFIPELIIVGVTWGGINPNPDSLRARDYTPTKENRLPQSGGADQFLSFMKNELFPFIETNYKASSENRTLMGCSLGGLFTLYALFTHTDMFTGYAAASPSVGWGGEVLSKYEKEFAQKKLSNPVRVYMTIGDVERSRPVYEKFAAQMAASNYSSASLKSKILENTGHSGTKSETFSRGMQYIFEKPKLDLNAAVLNKYTGTYEATNGNKIEIKNEDGRLALYFSANNKYLLYASSETAYYSTAEFFNLEFKNTDGKPQGFQLNTYGNSQFIKKVN; translated from the coding sequence ATGAAAAAGATTCTTACCATTTTTTTTATTGTAGCCTATGTAAGGTCATCTGCACAATATCCCCGTGTAGATATTCCCGGTTCGGAAGTAAGAAAAATAACTTCTTCCATTGTTGCAGGGCAGGAATATGAATTACAGATCTTGTTGCCCGGCGGTTATAAAAACAGTAATAAAAAATATCCTGTTGTTTATCTCATGGATTCGCAATGGGATTTTCCTTTACTTAAATCATTATACGGTCAGCATTACTATGATGGTTTTATTCCCGAGTTGATTATTGTTGGGGTTACATGGGGCGGCATCAATCCCAACCCGGATAGTTTAAGAGCAAGAGATTATACACCAACTAAAGAAAACAGGTTACCGCAAAGCGGCGGCGCTGATCAATTTCTTTCGTTTATGAAAAATGAATTATTCCCTTTCATTGAAACAAACTATAAAGCTTCATCTGAAAACAGAACATTGATGGGTTGCTCGCTGGGTGGATTGTTTACTTTATATGCTTTATTTACACATACAGATATGTTCACGGGTTATGCGGCTGCAAGCCCTTCGGTCGGCTGGGGTGGTGAAGTATTATCGAAGTATGAAAAAGAATTTGCTCAAAAAAAATTATCTAACCCTGTTAGAGTATACATGACCATTGGTGATGTGGAAAGAAGCCGTCCCGTTTATGAAAAATTTGCTGCGCAAATGGCCGCCAGTAATTACAGCTCTGCGTCACTCAAATCAAAAATCCTGGAGAACACCGGTCACTCCGGAACCAAAAGCGAAACATTCAGCCGGGGCATGCAATATATTTTTGAAAAACCAAAACTAGATCTTAATGCGGCAGTTTTAAATAAGTATACGGGCACTTATGAAGCAACAAATGGAAATAAGATTGAAATAAAGAACGAAGATGGCAGGCTGGCTTTATACTTTTCTGCCAACAATAAATACCTGTTATACGCATCAAGTGAAACTGCTTATTATTCTACGGCTGAGTTTTTCAATCTTGAATTTAAAAATACAGACGGAAAGCCGCAAGGATTTCAACTCAACACGTATGGCAATTCACAGTTCATAAAGAAAGTAAACTGA
- a CDS encoding oxidoreductase has translation MKRVSNIFVLLAVLISCTNHHTENKKPVRLVTLDPGHFHAALVQKTMYNDVDSVVYVYAPDGNDLKLHLDRINSYNSIAESPTRWKEEVYTGADFFEKMIAEKKGNVVMLSGNNQKKTGYILQSLQNGLNVYADKPMAIDPTGFEKLKQAFEVASKNNLLLYDIMTERYEITSILQRELSMIPEVFGELEKGTPENPAVEMFSDHNFYKNISGNIVVRPAWFMDASQQGNGIVDVTTHLVDLVQWECFPEQSLDYTKDITLVAARRWPTTMTPTQFKTITKLNEVPSFIERDKQTDSLLQVWSNGEINYIIKGVHAKVTVVWMYQTASGSDTHYSIMRGTKANLIIRQGKEENYKPVLYIEPLILSDRNAELIKAIEKLKIKYPGIEITGSKNGWQLLIPEKLKEGHEAHFARVTEKFLDYLKNKNMPAWEVPNMLAKYYTTTKALELALKNK, from the coding sequence ATGAAAAGGGTATCAAACATATTTGTATTACTGGCAGTTTTAATCTCCTGCACCAATCATCATACTGAAAATAAAAAACCTGTTCGGTTAGTTACACTCGACCCCGGTCATTTTCATGCAGCATTGGTACAAAAAACAATGTATAATGATGTAGACTCAGTTGTTTATGTTTATGCCCCTGATGGGAATGACTTGAAATTGCATCTTGACAGGATCAACTCTTACAATTCTATAGCAGAATCACCTACCCGATGGAAAGAAGAGGTTTATACTGGTGCTGATTTTTTTGAAAAGATGATTGCAGAGAAAAAAGGGAATGTGGTTATGCTATCTGGCAACAATCAAAAGAAGACAGGCTATATTTTACAATCACTTCAAAATGGACTTAATGTATATGCTGATAAGCCAATGGCAATTGATCCGACCGGATTTGAAAAATTAAAGCAGGCATTTGAAGTAGCATCAAAGAATAATTTGTTGCTATACGATATAATGACCGAACGCTATGAAATAACATCAATACTTCAGCGGGAACTTTCCATGATACCTGAAGTATTTGGCGAGCTAGAAAAAGGAACACCTGAGAATCCTGCTGTAGAAATGTTTAGTGATCATAATTTTTATAAAAACATTTCAGGCAATATAGTTGTAAGACCAGCCTGGTTTATGGATGCATCACAACAAGGCAATGGCATCGTAGATGTAACAACGCATTTGGTGGACCTGGTACAATGGGAATGTTTTCCAGAACAAAGCCTGGATTATACAAAAGATATTACTTTGGTGGCAGCAAGGAGATGGCCGACTACAATGACTCCAACGCAATTCAAAACAATTACTAAGCTGAATGAGGTCCCATCTTTTATTGAAAGAGACAAACAAACCGATTCTTTGCTACAGGTGTGGTCGAATGGCGAGATCAACTATATAATAAAAGGTGTTCACGCAAAAGTTACTGTTGTATGGATGTATCAAACCGCCAGCGGAAGTGATACACATTATTCTATTATGAGAGGCACTAAAGCTAACTTGATCATTCGCCAGGGTAAAGAGGAAAATTACAAACCGGTTTTATATATTGAACCATTGATTCTTTCTGATAGGAATGCTGAGCTGATTAAAGCAATAGAAAAACTTAAAATAAAGTATCCCGGCATTGAAATAACCGGAAGTAAAAATGGCTGGCAGCTACTTATTCCGGAAAAGCTGAAAGAAGGTCACGAAGCACACTTCGCAAGGGTAACAGAAAAATTTCTTGATTATTTAAAAAACAAAAATATGCCTGCATGGGAGGTACCAAACATGCTGGCAAAATATTATACAACAACTAAAGCATTGGAACTGGCTTTAAAAAATAAATAA
- a CDS encoding Gfo/Idh/MocA family oxidoreductase has translation MKKRNQSRREFLSNSLKASAFLALPSIVPSSVFGRNAPSNRINVAAIGTGRISRVHDMPGVLQYDYAQVMAVCDLDSNRAEEGKKFVNDFYTKRDGKPFDGVKPYTDYRELLQNKDIDAVLISTPDHTHAMIGAAAARAKKHIYMQKPASLTIAEGRLIADVVTKSGVKFQIGSQQRSSEQFRYAAELVRNGRIGELKTVYVGLPGDPPGGKKDEMPVPKNLNYDMWLASTPEVYYTIDRVHPQSGYDRPGWLRCEQFGAGMITGWGAHHIDSAHWGMGMERSGPVEIWCDKVEFATGGLWDVHGIFKTEAKYANGVTMIVSNEFPNGIKFEGTNGWVFVSRGDYNVTASDPTKPGERAKKIDASDPNMLTSVIGPNEFHFTVSKEHHGNWLEAIRDNKAPIAPVEEAHRACSACLLHHISMKLKRKLHWDPKTEKFKNDNEANAMLSRKQRKGYEIVA, from the coding sequence ATGAAAAAAAGAAATCAATCTCGTCGAGAGTTTTTGAGTAACTCCCTTAAAGCATCGGCGTTCCTGGCACTTCCTTCAATAGTGCCTTCAAGTGTGTTTGGAAGAAATGCGCCAAGCAATCGTATTAATGTTGCAGCGATCGGTACGGGACGTATTTCCCGTGTTCATGATATGCCCGGTGTTTTGCAATATGATTATGCACAAGTAATGGCTGTTTGTGATCTCGACTCAAATCGGGCTGAAGAAGGAAAAAAATTCGTGAATGATTTTTACACCAAACGTGATGGCAAACCATTTGATGGTGTGAAACCGTACACTGATTATCGTGAGTTGCTGCAGAATAAAGATATTGATGCGGTGCTGATCAGCACGCCTGATCATACACATGCAATGATCGGTGCAGCAGCTGCCCGTGCTAAAAAACATATCTATATGCAGAAGCCGGCATCGCTGACGATCGCTGAAGGAAGATTGATCGCTGATGTAGTTACAAAAAGTGGTGTGAAGTTCCAGATAGGAAGCCAGCAACGGAGCAGTGAACAGTTTCGTTATGCGGCAGAGTTAGTTCGTAATGGCCGCATTGGTGAATTGAAAACTGTTTATGTTGGCTTGCCGGGTGATCCTCCGGGTGGAAAAAAAGATGAAATGCCTGTTCCGAAAAATCTCAACTATGATATGTGGCTTGCATCAACTCCTGAAGTTTATTATACAATTGATCGGGTACATCCGCAGTCTGGTTATGATCGTCCGGGCTGGTTACGGTGCGAACAGTTTGGCGCTGGCATGATCACAGGTTGGGGGGCACATCATATTGACAGTGCACATTGGGGAATGGGAATGGAACGCAGCGGCCCTGTTGAGATCTGGTGTGATAAAGTTGAGTTTGCAACTGGTGGATTGTGGGATGTGCATGGCATCTTTAAAACAGAAGCAAAATATGCCAATGGAGTTACGATGATCGTTAGTAATGAATTTCCAAATGGAATAAAGTTCGAAGGTACTAATGGTTGGGTGTTTGTTTCAAGAGGTGACTACAATGTTACAGCAAGCGATCCAACAAAACCAGGCGAAAGAGCAAAAAAAATTGATGCAAGTGATCCAAATATGCTTACATCAGTTATTGGTCCAAATGAATTTCATTTTACAGTGAGTAAGGAACATCATGGCAACTGGCTCGAAGCAATAAGGGATAATAAAGCACCTATCGCACCGGTGGAAGAAGCACATCGTGCCTGCTCAGCCTGTTTGCTGCATCATATTTCAATGAAGTTGAAAAGAAAATTGCATTGGGATCCAAAAACAGAAAAATTCAAAAATGATAATGAGGCAAATGCAATGTTGAGTCGCAAGCAAAGAAAGGGATATGAAATAGTAGCGTAA
- a CDS encoding alpha-N-arabinofuranosidase: protein MKKIFVLISLFCVKILSAQNTIVLNADKGKDIINKNIYGHFAEHLGHCIYGGFYVGDSNTTIPNKNGIRLDVVDALKKLKIPVLRWPGGCFADTYHWKDGVGPKKERPSMLNVWWGNVKEDNSFGTNEFLNMCEMLGAEPYLSGNVGSGTPQELSDWVKYTIHPNGSSPMPDLRLKNGRANPWHVKYWGLGNEAWGCGGNMKPEYYANIYRQYVTFMTNGDPKERIFRIASGASDADYNWTEVLMRDIPLNMLDAVGVHHYSVIDWSKKGSATAFSEEEYYSTMQKALQMEELVTKHSAVMDKYDPAKRVAMVVDEWGGWYDVEPGTNGAFLFQQNTMRDAMIAGTTLNIFNNHCERVKMANLAQIINVLQAVILTREEKIILTPTYHVMEMYNVHQDAVMLPITLTSDNYTMGKEKLKAISASASRDKNGLTHISLVNIDANKAQSVSININGADYKTVSGRILTSDKLQNYNSFENPNKIVPAVYNGAQLNGSKLNLNIPPYSVVVLELK from the coding sequence ATGAAAAAAATATTTGTTCTAATCAGTTTATTCTGTGTAAAGATCCTTTCTGCGCAAAACACTATTGTTTTGAATGCTGACAAAGGCAAAGACATCATCAACAAAAACATCTACGGCCATTTTGCAGAGCATCTTGGTCATTGCATATATGGTGGATTTTATGTTGGTGATAGTAATACAACCATTCCGAATAAAAATGGTATAAGGCTTGATGTTGTCGATGCATTAAAAAAATTAAAAATACCAGTGCTTCGTTGGCCGGGTGGATGTTTTGCAGATACATATCATTGGAAAGATGGTGTGGGCCCCAAAAAAGAAAGGCCATCAATGCTGAATGTATGGTGGGGAAATGTAAAAGAAGATAACAGTTTTGGCACCAATGAATTTTTGAACATGTGTGAAATGCTTGGTGCAGAACCTTACCTCAGTGGAAATGTAGGAAGCGGCACACCACAGGAATTAAGTGATTGGGTAAAATATACTATTCATCCTAATGGAAGCAGCCCGATGCCGGATTTACGTTTGAAAAATGGACGTGCCAATCCATGGCATGTAAAATACTGGGGATTGGGAAATGAAGCCTGGGGTTGCGGCGGAAATATGAAACCTGAGTATTATGCAAACATCTATCGTCAGTATGTCACTTTCATGACCAATGGCGATCCTAAAGAGCGGATATTCCGGATAGCATCAGGTGCAAGTGACGCAGATTATAACTGGACAGAAGTTTTAATGCGGGATATTCCGTTAAACATGCTTGATGCTGTAGGTGTTCATCATTATTCTGTAATTGATTGGAGCAAAAAAGGATCTGCTACGGCATTTTCAGAAGAAGAATATTATTCAACTATGCAAAAGGCTTTGCAAATGGAAGAATTAGTCACCAAACACAGCGCTGTCATGGATAAATATGATCCTGCAAAAAGAGTAGCGATGGTGGTAGATGAATGGGGCGGATGGTATGATGTAGAACCAGGTACAAATGGTGCTTTCCTCTTTCAGCAAAACACAATGCGGGATGCAATGATTGCAGGCACTACGCTTAATATTTTTAATAATCATTGTGAAAGGGTAAAAATGGCAAACCTTGCTCAGATCATTAATGTTTTGCAGGCGGTAATTCTTACCCGGGAAGAAAAAATAATTTTAACTCCCACTTACCATGTAATGGAAATGTATAATGTACACCAGGATGCGGTAATGCTGCCTATTACTTTAACAAGCGATAATTATACAATGGGGAAAGAAAAACTAAAAGCTATTTCTGCATCTGCATCAAGAGATAAAAATGGCCTGACACATATTTCCCTGGTGAATATTGATGCGAATAAAGCACAATCGGTTTCTATCAACATTAACGGGGCGGATTATAAAACAGTTAGTGGAAGAATTTTAACGTCTGACAAATTACAGAACTATAACAGCTTTGAAAATCCGAATAAAATTGTTCCTGCTGTTTATAATGGAGCACAACTTAATGGCTCAAAACTAAACTTAAATATTCCGCCTTATAGCGTGGTAGTACTTGAATTAAAATGA
- a CDS encoding glycosyl hydrolase, with amino-acid sequence MKKIFFSILLVISYSAFAQDYKSFPMWDPSLPMEQRVNDVVSRLTLEEKVKQMLNATPAIPRLGIPAYDWWNETLHGVARTPFKVTSYPQAIAMAATWDSTSLFHMADYSALEGRAIYNKAMELGRTKERYLGLTYWTPNINIFRDPRWGRGQETYGEDPFLTAMMARAFVRGLQGDDPKYLKAAACAKHFAVHSGPEPSRHIDNFNPTTYDLWDTYLPAFRELVTNANVAGVMCAYNAVNTQPCCANDLLMTDILRKQWKFTGYVTSDCWAIDDFFKYHKTHKDSVTAAVDGVVHGTDIECGTSVYYTLYNGVKSGLIKEEQLDISLRRLFMIRYRLGMFDPPSMVKYAQTPASALEAPEHKALALKMAQQSIVLLKNDKNLLPLSKKIKKIAVVGPNADNTIAVLGNYNGMPSEIVTALKGIKEKLGKDVEVVYEKALNFTNDTLLAYTDVSRQYTIGEGTPGFRAEYYNNTELKGEPIVQTENNLDHFWQEGQAVVGDIRANNFSARYTTYYSSDKDGEITFEIEGDDGYKFFINDKEIYNSWLRNRWGARQYRQKIVRGQQYKIVVEYWQGEGKANIRLRAGNFERFDMNAFLKRIKDVDAIIYVGGISPQLEGEEMRVDFPGFKGGDRTSILLPQIQTKAMKALKSTGKPVVFVMMTGSAIAIPWENENIPAIINAWYGGQSAGTAIADVLFGDYNPAGRLPVTFYKSDNDLPDFSDYSMNNRTYRYFKGEALYPFGYGLSYTTFKYDQLKIPATITRGKNITVSVRVTNTGKRDGEEVVQLYLQHQNLKAKSPIQALKGFQRISLKKGESKTINFELTPEQLSLVNEAGSIYQPAGKILISVGGGQPGIKNKTTSNVANSIITVL; translated from the coding sequence ATGAAGAAAATTTTCTTTTCGATTCTGCTAGTGATCTCTTATAGTGCTTTTGCACAGGATTACAAATCATTCCCAATGTGGGATCCTTCCTTACCGATGGAACAAAGAGTGAATGATGTGGTAAGTCGTTTAACGTTGGAAGAAAAAGTAAAACAAATGCTCAATGCAACACCAGCCATTCCGCGATTAGGTATCCCCGCTTATGACTGGTGGAATGAGACATTGCATGGCGTTGCAAGAACACCATTTAAAGTAACATCATATCCTCAAGCGATAGCCATGGCGGCAACATGGGACTCTACTTCACTATTTCACATGGCTGATTATTCAGCACTCGAAGGAAGAGCGATATATAACAAAGCGATGGAATTAGGAAGAACAAAAGAAAGATATTTAGGATTGACATACTGGACACCAAACATTAACATCTTTCGTGATCCTCGTTGGGGCCGTGGACAGGAAACGTATGGTGAAGATCCTTTCTTAACAGCAATGATGGCCCGTGCATTTGTTCGTGGCTTGCAGGGAGATGATCCAAAATATTTGAAAGCAGCAGCATGTGCTAAACACTTTGCAGTGCATAGCGGTCCGGAGCCATCACGACATATTGATAATTTTAATCCCACTACATATGATCTCTGGGATACTTATTTACCGGCATTCAGAGAATTGGTCACCAATGCAAATGTTGCAGGGGTGATGTGCGCCTACAATGCAGTTAATACACAACCTTGTTGTGCAAATGATTTGTTGATGACAGATATTCTCCGCAAGCAATGGAAGTTTACCGGTTATGTTACCAGTGACTGTTGGGCAATCGATGATTTCTTTAAATATCATAAAACGCACAAAGATTCTGTAACAGCTGCGGTGGATGGAGTTGTTCATGGTACCGATATCGAATGTGGCACTTCGGTTTATTATACATTATATAACGGAGTAAAAAGCGGCTTGATAAAAGAAGAGCAGCTTGATATTTCATTGAGAAGATTATTTATGATCCGTTATCGCCTGGGCATGTTTGATCCTCCTTCTATGGTAAAATATGCGCAAACACCAGCATCAGCTTTAGAAGCGCCGGAGCATAAAGCTCTTGCTTTAAAGATGGCGCAGCAATCAATTGTACTATTAAAGAATGACAAAAACTTGTTGCCACTTAGTAAAAAAATAAAAAAGATTGCAGTGGTCGGTCCAAACGCTGATAACACTATTGCTGTTCTTGGAAATTACAATGGAATGCCGTCGGAAATTGTTACTGCATTAAAAGGAATAAAAGAAAAGTTGGGAAAAGATGTGGAGGTGGTATATGAAAAGGCGTTGAATTTCACCAATGATACTTTATTGGCTTATACAGATGTAAGCAGGCAATATACTATTGGAGAAGGCACTCCGGGATTCAGGGCTGAATATTACAATAACACGGAGCTAAAGGGTGAACCGATCGTACAAACAGAAAACAATCTTGATCATTTCTGGCAGGAAGGTCAAGCAGTAGTTGGCGATATCAGGGCTAATAATTTTTCGGCTCGTTACACCACCTATTACTCGTCAGACAAAGATGGAGAGATAACTTTTGAAATAGAAGGTGATGATGGGTATAAATTTTTTATCAATGATAAAGAAATATATAATTCATGGTTGCGCAACCGCTGGGGAGCAAGGCAATATCGCCAGAAAATTGTGAGGGGCCAGCAATATAAAATAGTAGTGGAATACTGGCAGGGAGAAGGCAAGGCCAATATAAGATTAAGAGCCGGAAATTTTGAACGGTTCGACATGAATGCATTTTTGAAACGTATTAAAGATGTAGACGCTATCATTTATGTAGGTGGAATTTCTCCGCAACTGGAAGGTGAAGAAATGAGAGTTGATTTTCCTGGTTTTAAAGGCGGCGACAGAACTTCAATTCTTCTACCCCAAATACAAACCAAAGCAATGAAAGCATTGAAGTCAACCGGCAAACCGGTTGTATTTGTAATGATGACTGGAAGTGCGATCGCTATTCCATGGGAGAATGAAAACATTCCTGCGATCATCAATGCATGGTATGGCGGACAAAGTGCTGGCACTGCAATTGCGGATGTTTTGTTTGGCGATTATAATCCCGCGGGAAGATTGCCGGTTACTTTTTATAAAAGTGACAACGATCTGCCAGACTTTAGCGACTACTCTATGAACAACAGGACTTATCGTTATTTCAAAGGTGAAGCGTTATATCCTTTTGGATATGGGTTAAGCTATACGACGTTTAAATATGATCAACTAAAAATTCCTGCAACCATTACAAGGGGCAAGAATATCACAGTTAGTGTCAGAGTGACCAATACAGGTAAAAGGGATGGAGAAGAAGTAGTGCAATTGTATTTGCAGCATCAAAACCTTAAAGCGAAATCGCCAATCCAGGCATTAAAAGGGTTTCAGAGAATTAGTTTAAAGAAAGGAGAAAGCAAAACGATAAATTTTGAATTGACACCGGAACAATTGTCATTAGTGAATGAAGCCGGGTCAATATATCAGCCAGCCGGAAAAATTTTGATAAGTGTTGGTGGTGGTCAGCCGGGAATAAAAAATAAAACAACAAGTAATGTTGCAAATTCAATCATTACTGTATTATAA
- a CDS encoding alpha-N-arabinofuranosidase, whose amino-acid sequence MPEESIAHIDFEELNKKAISQPVVSHIYTADPSAHVFNGKIYIYPSHDIENDISFDDLGSHFAMEDYHILSMNSPLDETATDHGEALHVKDVPWADKQMWAPDATEKDGAYYLFFPAKDYEGIFRIGVATSSSPVGPFTSQPTPIKKSFSIDPAVFKDDDGSYYMYFGGIWGGQLQRWRTGSFKAEGDGPLFHLPSDNETALCAKVARLTNDLLEFAEDVKDVVLLDENGKSLLAGDTERRFFEASWMHKYKGKYYFSYSTGDTHYVCYAIGDNPYGPFTYAGRILNPVVGWTSHHSIVEFNSKWYLFYHDSSLSQGVTHLRSVKVTELVHDANGKIKTIDPYK is encoded by the coding sequence ATGCCTGAAGAAAGTATTGCACATATAGATTTTGAAGAACTAAATAAGAAGGCAATTTCCCAACCAGTCGTTTCACATATTTATACGGCTGATCCATCTGCACATGTATTTAATGGAAAAATTTATATCTACCCTTCTCATGATATAGAGAATGATATTTCATTTGACGATCTTGGAAGTCATTTTGCAATGGAAGATTATCATATTTTGTCAATGAACTCACCTTTGGATGAAACAGCAACTGATCATGGTGAAGCATTACATGTAAAAGATGTTCCCTGGGCTGATAAGCAAATGTGGGCTCCTGATGCAACAGAAAAAGATGGGGCCTATTATTTATTTTTTCCTGCAAAAGATTATGAGGGAATATTTCGTATTGGTGTAGCGACAAGTTCGTCACCCGTAGGCCCTTTCACATCTCAACCAACACCAATCAAAAAAAGTTTTTCAATCGATCCAGCGGTATTCAAAGATGATGATGGATCTTATTATATGTATTTCGGTGGAATTTGGGGAGGCCAGTTACAACGTTGGAGAACAGGGTCGTTTAAAGCAGAAGGTGATGGTCCGCTTTTTCATTTACCAAGTGATAACGAGACAGCTTTATGTGCAAAAGTTGCAAGATTGACAAATGACTTGCTCGAATTTGCTGAAGATGTTAAAGATGTTGTGCTACTCGATGAAAATGGCAAATCACTCCTTGCAGGTGATACGGAGAGAAGATTTTTTGAAGCATCATGGATGCATAAGTATAAAGGCAAATACTATTTCTCTTATTCTACCGGTGATACGCATTATGTATGTTATGCAATTGGTGACAATCCGTACGGGCCATTCACTTATGCCGGAAGAATTTTAAATCCTGTTGTTGGCTGGACATCGCATCATTCAATAGTGGAGTTCAACAGTAAATGGTATTTGTTTTATCATGACAGTAGTTTATCACAAGGAGTAACTCATTTAAGATCGGTAAAAGTAACAGAACTGGTACATGATGCGAATGGAAAGATAAAAACCATTGATCCCTATAAATAA
- a CDS encoding MFS transporter, with protein sequence MNTNASQKLSVIEKIGYSLGDLAANLIFQTLVTFLAFFYTDVYKIPAGKASFIITFFGFAGAFFNVIMGIIADRTNTRWGKYRPWILWTAVPFGVISLLAFSTPDFNESGKLIYAAVTYFFLVIIYSANNLPYSALSGVLTGDMKERNSLSSYRFVAVMVAQFIIQALLLPLALSIGHGDKQKGFESVMLFFAIVGVVCFIITFLTTRERVKPIVEQKNSISSDLKDLTKNKPWIIMLFLTILVFVTLALKGGMNIYFFKYYLNHDAESQFLENIGFNNFIAGLNRTLTGIGLGNFEWPQDPPSSANSLFNAGSIIFMIVGIMFSKPLADKFGKRNIFGIFLVLSALCLVMFYFFSPESVGLVILTHIFHGFLYGITIPILWAMIADVADFSEWKNNRRATAIIFSAMIFGLKVGLSLGGGLGAFLLSKYGYVADAAQQTTEAINGIRMSVSIYPGIIFIIGAVLLFGYAIDKKMETTIETDLKERRKLATAVA encoded by the coding sequence ATGAATACGAATGCTTCCCAAAAACTTTCCGTCATTGAAAAGATTGGCTATAGCCTGGGCGATCTTGCTGCAAATCTTATTTTTCAGACCCTCGTCACTTTTCTTGCATTCTTCTATACAGATGTTTATAAAATACCTGCAGGCAAAGCAAGTTTTATAATTACATTCTTTGGTTTTGCTGGTGCATTTTTTAATGTCATCATGGGAATTATTGCCGACAGAACAAATACACGTTGGGGAAAATATCGTCCGTGGATATTGTGGACAGCAGTTCCCTTTGGTGTCATTTCTCTTCTCGCATTCAGTACACCTGATTTCAATGAGTCCGGGAAACTTATTTATGCCGCAGTTACCTATTTCTTTTTAGTAATTATTTATTCCGCAAACAATCTTCCCTACTCTGCTTTAAGTGGCGTACTTACAGGTGATATGAAAGAAAGAAACAGTCTTTCTTCCTATCGGTTTGTTGCCGTAATGGTGGCACAATTTATTATTCAAGCTTTATTGCTTCCGTTGGCACTATCAATTGGCCATGGCGACAAACAAAAAGGTTTTGAAAGTGTAATGTTGTTCTTTGCTATTGTTGGTGTCGTCTGTTTCATCATTACATTTTTAACTACAAGGGAAAGAGTGAAGCCGATTGTCGAACAGAAAAATTCCATTTCCAGCGACTTAAAAGATCTAACGAAGAATAAACCATGGATCATCATGCTATTCCTCACTATTCTTGTGTTTGTTACGCTGGCATTAAAAGGTGGCATGAATATCTATTTCTTTAAATACTATTTGAATCATGATGCGGAGTCACAATTCCTGGAGAATATCGGCTTCAATAACTTTATTGCTGGTTTGAATAGAACTCTTACTGGTATTGGCCTTGGAAATTTTGAATGGCCACAGGACCCGCCGTCATCTGCCAATAGTTTATTCAATGCAGGCAGTATCATTTTTATGATCGTTGGGATCATGTTCAGCAAACCACTAGCTGACAAGTTTGGTAAACGGAATATATTCGGAATTTTTCTTGTACTGTCTGCTTTATGCCTGGTGATGTTCTATTTCTTTTCACCTGAATCAGTCGGGTTGGTGATACTTACACATATTTTTCATGGATTTTTATATGGAATAACTATTCCTATTCTTTGGGCTATGATCGCCGACGTGGCAGATTTCAGTGAATGGAAAAACAACCGAAGAGCAACCGCCATCATCTTTTCAGCTATGATATTTGGCTTAAAAGTGGGATTGAGTCTCGGGGGCGGCCTTGGAGCATTCCTTTTAAGTAAATACGGCTACGTTGCAGATGCGGCGCAACAAACTACGGAAGCAATTAATGGGATCAGGATGTCAGTGAGTATATATCCGGGGATCATTTTTATCATTGGTGCTGTTTTGCTTTTCGGGTATGCGATCGATAAAAAAATGGAAACAACAATTGAAACCGATCTCAAAGAAAGAAGAAAATTAGCCACAGCTGTTGCATAA